The following coding sequences lie in one Methanobrevibacter sp. genomic window:
- a CDS encoding KH domain-containing protein — translation MPETDYLKIPQNRVGALIGSNGNVKKSIEKATGTLLDIDSDDGTVYITPREDMEDPLGVWNANHIVKAVARGFNPEVALKLVSDDIYLEVISLPLYIGKSKKALARHKGRIIGKDGKTREIIMEMAEVDMAVYGKTVSLIGEMDNIMIAKEAIEMILNGSRHKSVYGFLEHKKETLKMKEFKDLVGIEDDKIEFKDGIDFDEKDY, via the coding sequence ATGCCGGAAACAGATTATTTAAAAATACCTCAAAACAGAGTTGGGGCTTTAATCGGAAGCAACGGTAATGTAAAAAAATCAATTGAAAAAGCAACAGGAACACTGCTGGATATAGACAGCGATGACGGTACTGTTTACATTACACCTAGAGAAGATATGGAAGACCCTTTAGGTGTCTGGAATGCAAATCATATTGTTAAGGCAGTAGCTCGCGGATTCAATCCTGAAGTTGCTTTAAAACTTGTCAGTGATGATATTTATTTAGAGGTTATCAGCTTACCATTATACATTGGAAAATCCAAAAAAGCCCTTGCAAGACATAAAGGCAGAATTATTGGAAAAGACGGGAAAACACGCGAAATAATTATGGAAATGGCTGAAGTGGACATGGCAGTTTATGGCAAAACTGTTTCTCTAATCGGTGAAATGGACAATATAATGATTGCAAAAGAAGCCATTGAAATGATTTTGAACGGATCCAGACACAAATCTGTCTATGGATTTTTAGAACATAAAAAAGAAACTTTAAAAATGAAAGAATTCAAAGACCTCGTTGGAATTGAAGACGATAAAATTGAATTCAAGGACGGCATCGACTTTGATGAAAAAGATTATTAG
- a CDS encoding bile acid:sodium symporter family protein — protein MKGIFNIIEKYFFIIILVAVAISLVYPNSFKWVLSEYNGINILNLLLSVVLFTMGTTLKTDDFINVLKNPKAIGVGISAQYIVMPLIAFALARAFSLDTALTVGLILVGTVPGGTASDVITFLAKGDVALSVSLTAVSTVISPILTPIITLLLIGNQIHFNPVDMFISIVQIVIVPIILGLILNYKFPDFCEKLKKYLPTASSIVICLIVAGVIGANKQAILTSSAIILIVIILQYALAMLIGFGIGRLAGMDRKQIITVAIELAFQNSGLSTSLAKTHFPNLSQATVPGALYSVLQNFAGSILAYAFRKYQS, from the coding sequence ATGAAAGGGATTTTTAACATTATTGAAAAATATTTTTTTATAATAATATTGGTGGCAGTAGCTATTTCTTTAGTTTATCCGAATTCATTCAAATGGGTTTTAAGCGAATATAATGGCATCAATATTCTTAATTTACTTTTAAGTGTTGTTCTTTTTACAATGGGAACCACATTGAAAACAGATGACTTCATTAATGTGTTAAAAAATCCTAAGGCAATTGGAGTTGGAATTTCAGCGCAATATATCGTAATGCCACTTATAGCATTTGCTCTTGCAAGGGCATTTTCACTTGATACCGCCTTGACAGTCGGACTCATTCTTGTTGGAACAGTTCCTGGAGGAACCGCATCTGACGTCATTACTTTTCTTGCAAAGGGAGATGTGGCACTGTCAGTTTCTTTGACTGCAGTTTCTACTGTAATTTCTCCTATACTAACTCCAATAATCACATTATTGTTAATAGGCAATCAAATTCATTTCAATCCAGTAGACATGTTCATTTCAATTGTTCAAATAGTGATTGTTCCAATTATTTTAGGTTTAATCCTGAATTACAAATTCCCTGATTTTTGTGAAAAATTAAAAAAATATTTGCCTACTGCATCATCAATTGTAATCTGTTTAATCGTTGCAGGAGTAATTGGAGCCAATAAACAAGCTATCTTAACCTCATCCGCTATAATACTCATTGTCATTATCCTACAATATGCCCTTGCAATGTTAATCGGATTTGGAATTGGCCGCCTTGCAGGAATGGACAGAAAACAGATAATTACAGTAGCTATCGAACTGGCATTTCAGAATTCAGGTTTGTCAACCAGTCTTGCAAAAACCCATTTTCCAAACTTATCTCAGGCAACAGTTCCAGGAGCGCTTTATTCAGTCCTGCAGAATTTTGCAGGATCAATTCTTGCATATGCCTTCAGAAAATATCAATCCTAA